The window TGGTGGACCTGACTTACCTTCGCGTATCGCAGATCAACAACTGCGCCTACTGCCTGGACATGCACACGCGCGATTTGCTGAAGAAAGGCGTGAAGGTCGAAAAGCTGGCGCTGGTGCAGGCCTGGCGGGAAGCCGGCGAGCTGTTCGATGAACGCGAACGTGCGGCCCTTGCGTGGGCGGAATCGGTCACCATGGTCGCGGAGACGGGGGTTCCGGATGCGGCGTACGCAGCAGCGCGTGCGGTCTTCGACGAGCGGGAGCTCGTGGATCTGACGATCGCCGTCGGCCTGATGAACACCTACAACCGCATGGCGATCAGCTTCCGGAACACGCCTCAGGCTGTGCTGGAGAAGTGAGTCGATCACTCCGCCGCCGCGTTCAGACTGTCCCACGCTTCCTTGTCGGGATCGTCGCGCCGCTGATACGGCTCCCAGAGCCAGTCGTGCTTGCGGAAGATCGCCCATGCCGCCTCGCGGGCGGCGAGGTACGCGTCGAGCGCCTGCTGATGCTGTTTCGAGCGGGCCTTGAATTCCCGGACGGTGTGCAGATAGTAGGGGAGCAGGAGGATGTCGCTGGGCTGCATCTCCAGTCCGGCGAACCAGACGTCGATATCGTCCAACAGGCGGCGTTCCCACAGGTTCGTCTGCCGCACGAAGGTCTTGAGCGCGAGCGCATCGTCGTCCGCGACGTCGCAGCGCAGGGCGCCGTCGAGCATCGGCAGCGAGAGCTGACGCAGCGGCGCGTCCTGCGGGCCGCGCACCGCACACCACGCGAGCAGCAGCGCCTTGAGCATGTCGGCGCGCAGCGTCTCCATGAGCTCCTCGAACGTGCTCACCGCGAGCCGCTGGTGCAGTCGCTCGAGGCAATGCCGGGACAGGGTGATCGTGGGCCCGACCGCATCCCCCAGCGGCTGGCTGTCGCTGCGCCGTCCGAACTTCGCGGCGGAATGGATGACCGCCTCGTGTTTGTCGACCGGCAGCGCCGTGAGATAGGTGAGTGCGCCGCCATAGCCGGGTGACGCGTACCGGAAGATATAGAAGGAGGTCGGCCAGAGCCTTGCTGCGTAGTCGTCCAGCATCGCCGAGCGCAGCTTCCGGCCGGTCGCCCTGAAGCGCGGAGTCGCGGCAGTCAATGCGACCGCGCTGGTCTCCGCCAGATCGCGCAGCGAAACCTTGGCGAGTCCCCTGGCGAGGGACGAGTGAATGGAGCTCATCAGGTTCGGTTTGCGAATTACGGACCCGAAACCTTCGTTCTCAAGTCCCGCTCGGCGACCAGCCGTAGGCCTTCGCGCACGCGCCGCCCATGAGCATCGCACGCTCGCTTTCGGAGAGGCGCTTGGTCTCGAGGAACGGCTTCACCGCGTTCTCGTAGTTGACGACCACGAAGGCGCGCGTCCAGTCGGTGCCCCACAGGCAGCGCTCGAAACCCCACGCGTCGAACACGCGCGCCAGCGGATCCCAGATGTCCGCGAAAGGATACGGCTCCTTCGACAGCGTGCACGCGCCGCTCACTTTGACCACCGCGTTCTTGCGCTTGGCGAGGTCCAGCAGCGTCGGCAGCTTCGCCCACGGCTCGGCCGGGGCGGGCGGCGTGCGGGGCTGCAGGAGGCCGAGGTGGTCGATGATGAATCGCGTATCGGGATGGCGGTCGATGAGCTTCGTCGCGCCTTCCAGATTGCCCGCGCACGAGAGATTCACGGGAAAGTCGT is drawn from Burkholderiales bacterium and contains these coding sequences:
- a CDS encoding carboxymuconolactone decarboxylase family protein codes for the protein MSRRLDYNRIAPAGIKALGGVYGYVTQSSLSPVLVDLTYLRVSQINNCAYCLDMHTRDLLKKGVKVEKLALVQAWREAGELFDERERAALAWAESVTMVAETGVPDAAYAAARAVFDERELVDLTIAVGLMNTYNRMAISFRNTPQAVLEK
- a CDS encoding amidohydrolase family protein translates to MVIDSQVHAYEANTPERPWRTVPNWPPHVTGDEMVAAMKAVGVDGAIFVSPFAMYGYDASYATEVQRAHPGRFALVKPVNPDDPAVEDVIAEWKKTPGTVGIRIMMRKDVGRAPNDAGDDRIARAAARHDFPVNLSCAGNLEGATKLIDRHPDTRFIIDHLGLLQPRTPPAPAEPWAKLPTLLDLAKRKNAVVKVSGACTLSKEPYPFADIWDPLARVFDAWGFERCLWGTDWTRAFVVVNYENAVKPFLETKRLSESERAMLMGGACAKAYGWSPSGT